A single Patescibacteria group bacterium DNA region contains:
- the secF gene encoding protein translocase subunit SecF has protein sequence MILGDKIVIDFLRYKKIYFLISGIFLFLSIGSLGFWGLRPSIDFTGGSILELSLQENTELQITNLKTELGDLENKLISVQEAGDNNALMRLKPITEDEKNKLVKVLGDKIGEVSVVRFETVGPTLGRELLTKTLIAVVLAIGFIMAYAAWQFKDLMYGICAALAMLHDSLILVGSFAILGYFLGVEVDTLFVTAVLTTLSLSVHDTVVVFNSIRQEAKRFGRSVSTQQYNGIVNRAINATIVRALNDSFTIIFMLLSLVLLGGETIRWFAVALLIGTILGTYSSTFIAAPLLTVWKDLAAKRK, from the coding sequence TTGATTTTAGGAGATAAGATTGTGATTGATTTTTTACGATATAAAAAAATTTATTTTCTAATTTCTGGAATCTTTTTGTTTCTTAGTATTGGTTCTTTAGGATTTTGGGGTTTAAGGCCTAGCATTGACTTCACAGGGGGAAGCATTTTGGAGCTCTCGCTCCAAGAAAATACCGAATTGCAAATTACAAATTTAAAAACAGAGTTAGGGGATTTGGAGAATAAGCTAATTTCTGTGCAAGAAGCAGGAGATAATAATGCCTTGATGAGACTAAAACCTATTACTGAAGATGAGAAAAATAAGCTAGTTAAGGTATTGGGGGATAAGATTGGGGAGGTAAGTGTTGTGCGGTTTGAAACAGTTGGGCCTACTTTAGGACGAGAACTTTTAACCAAGACATTGATCGCAGTTGTTTTGGCAATTGGATTTATTATGGCTTATGCTGCTTGGCAGTTTAAGGATTTAATGTATGGAATTTGTGCTGCACTGGCAATGCTTCACGATAGCCTTATTCTTGTCGGGTCTTTTGCTATTTTAGGTTACTTCTTGGGTGTGGAGGTGGATACTCTCTTTGTTACCGCTGTTCTTACCACTCTTTCCCTTTCTGTTCACGATACTGTAGTGGTGTTTAACTCTATTCGGCAAGAAGCAAAAAGATTTGGGAGATCAGTTAGTACTCAGCAGTATAACGGAATTGTTAATAGAGCAATAAACGCAACCATTGTCCGCGCTTTAAATGATTCTTTTACAATTATTTTTATGCTTCTTTCTTTGGTTCTTTTGGGGGGAGAAACTATTCGGTGGTTTGCAGTGGCTCTTCTTATTGGGACAATTCTTGGTACTTATTCTTCCACTTTTATTGCTGCACCTCTTCTTACTGTCTGGAAAGACCTCGCGGCTAAACGCAAATAA